One segment of Bradyrhizobium sp. CB2312 DNA contains the following:
- a CDS encoding SDR family NAD(P)-dependent oxidoreductase: MELKDVAVLITGGGSGLGEATARAMAAKGAKIGVIDQNKENAEKVAAEVKGVALHADVTSEEQIKAAIAKAEAAHGVARVLMNCAGIGGSQRIVGRDGVYPLEKFARIINVNLIGTFNCLRLFAERLVTIEPVGEERGVIINTASVAAYEGQIGQIAYSASKGGVVGLTLPAARDLASQKIRVNTIAPGLFFTPLLMGLNEEARKSLGAQVPHPSRLGDAKEYGALAVHIVENAMLNGETIRLDGAIRMAPR, encoded by the coding sequence ATGGAATTAAAAGACGTAGCCGTTCTCATCACCGGCGGTGGTTCGGGTCTCGGCGAGGCGACCGCCCGCGCCATGGCGGCCAAGGGCGCCAAGATCGGCGTGATCGACCAGAACAAGGAGAACGCCGAGAAGGTCGCAGCCGAGGTGAAGGGCGTCGCGCTCCACGCCGACGTCACCAGCGAGGAGCAGATCAAGGCCGCGATCGCGAAGGCGGAAGCCGCGCACGGCGTCGCCCGCGTGCTGATGAACTGCGCCGGCATCGGCGGCTCGCAGCGTATCGTCGGCCGCGACGGCGTCTATCCGCTCGAAAAGTTCGCGCGCATCATCAACGTCAACCTGATCGGCACCTTCAACTGCCTGCGCCTGTTCGCCGAGCGTCTCGTCACCATCGAGCCTGTTGGTGAGGAGCGCGGCGTCATTATCAACACCGCGTCGGTTGCCGCTTACGAAGGCCAGATCGGCCAGATCGCCTATTCGGCGTCGAAGGGCGGCGTCGTCGGCCTGACGCTTCCGGCCGCGCGCGACCTCGCCAGCCAGAAGATCCGCGTCAACACCATCGCGCCCGGCCTGTTCTTCACGCCGCTGCTGATGGGATTGAACGAGGAGGCCCGCAAGAGCCTGGGCGCCCAGGTGCCGCATCCCTCGCGCCTTGGCGATGCCAAGGAATATGGCGCGCTCGCCGTGCACATCGTCGAGAACGCGATGCTGAACGGCGAGACCATCCGTCTCGACGGCGCCATCCGCATGGCGCCGCGGTAG
- a CDS encoding TetR family transcriptional regulator encodes MIERSSIEISLSDIAQKSGANAALVKYHFGNKDGLLLALLARDAATEMSNLEYLLAQPITATAKLKLHIAGIIRAYYRFPYMNRLIHYLLHESEAGSADEVSKFFVAPLLDFHRRLLAEGVSRGEFRQTDPVLFYTSLIGACDHLFFGRHAMSRATGVGPVTDEVCRQYIKHMETLICGGILTQAGEAAAAG; translated from the coding sequence ATGATCGAACGCTCCTCGATCGAGATCTCGCTCTCCGACATCGCCCAGAAGTCAGGCGCCAACGCCGCGCTGGTGAAATATCATTTCGGCAACAAGGACGGCCTCTTGCTGGCGCTGCTCGCGCGGGATGCCGCGACCGAGATGTCCAATCTCGAATATCTGCTGGCGCAGCCGATCACGGCGACGGCGAAGCTGAAGCTGCACATCGCCGGCATCATTCGCGCCTATTACCGGTTCCCATACATGAACCGGCTGATCCATTATCTTCTGCACGAAAGCGAGGCGGGCTCTGCCGACGAAGTCTCGAAATTCTTCGTCGCACCGCTATTGGATTTTCATCGTCGTCTGCTCGCCGAAGGCGTCAGCCGCGGCGAGTTCCGCCAAACCGATCCGGTGCTGTTCTACACCAGCCTGATCGGCGCCTGCGATCACCTGTTCTTCGGCCGGCACGCGATGTCTCGCGCGACCGGCGTCGGCCCGGTCACCGACGAAGTCTGCCGGCAATACATCAAGCACATGGAAACGCTGATCTGCGGCGGCATCCTCACGCAAGCCGGGGAAGCTGCTGCGGCCGGATAA
- a CDS encoding enoyl-CoA hydratase/isomerase family protein, translated as MSQPLLIEHDDGVDRVTLNRPESLNALDPALIDALNVYFQGLQRNRETRVVVLRGAGKNFCAGLDLKAAMARRAGQQKPPGVTESLDSQRRIADIVMLMRRCPQPIISLVQGAAAGGGFALALASDIRIATKSARMNCAFIKLGLGGCDIGTSYFLPRLVGVSVASELILTGRFIGAERALAVGLVSEVVDEDKLDAAAEPYIDAMMTASPVGLRLSKECLDMSVDAGSLEAVIAMEDRNQVLCSRSEEFSEGIRAFLEKRKPVYIKR; from the coding sequence ATGTCCCAACCGCTGCTGATCGAGCATGACGATGGCGTTGACCGGGTGACGCTCAATCGTCCCGAGAGTCTCAACGCACTCGATCCCGCGCTGATCGATGCACTCAACGTCTATTTCCAGGGTCTGCAGCGCAACCGGGAAACGCGCGTTGTCGTGCTGCGCGGCGCCGGCAAGAACTTTTGCGCGGGCCTCGATCTCAAGGCCGCGATGGCGCGCCGCGCCGGGCAGCAGAAGCCGCCGGGCGTTACGGAGTCGCTGGATTCGCAGCGGCGCATCGCCGACATCGTCATGCTGATGCGGCGCTGTCCGCAGCCGATCATCTCGCTGGTGCAGGGCGCGGCCGCCGGCGGCGGATTTGCGCTGGCGCTGGCCTCCGACATCCGCATCGCGACGAAGTCGGCACGGATGAACTGCGCCTTCATCAAGCTCGGCCTTGGCGGCTGCGACATCGGCACTAGCTATTTTTTGCCGCGGCTCGTCGGCGTCTCTGTGGCTTCGGAACTTATCCTCACCGGACGCTTCATCGGCGCCGAGCGTGCGCTTGCGGTCGGACTCGTCTCTGAGGTCGTCGACGAAGACAAGCTTGATGCCGCGGCTGAGCCCTACATCGATGCGATGATGACGGCCTCGCCCGTCGGGCTGCGGCTGTCAAAGGAATGTCTCGACATGAGCGTCGATGCAGGATCGCTGGAAGCCGTGATCGCGATGGAGGATCGCAACCAGGTCCTGTGCAGCCGCTCCGAGGAATTTTCGGAAGGCATCAGGGCCTTCCTTGAGAAGCGAAAGCCTGTCTATATCAAGCGCTGA